One genomic region from Euzebya tangerina encodes:
- a CDS encoding ABC transporter ATP-binding protein, whose translation MSDGDDAVALAGPGEPGTDTTETDGILLRVRNLHTHFGASGGFLGRGSGVVKAVNDVSFDLREGDIFGLVGESGSGKTTLGRTVLGLAPATSGEVWWRGRDLAQLSERKMRPLRRQMGMVFQDPNASLNPAMTIVQGVGHPLRIHGIETSRRAIRQRVAEMLERCGLTPAQRYLDTYPEDVSGGQKQRVVIARTLITEPELVVADEPVAALDMSVRAKVLELMLDLKEQLGLTYIYITHDLTSGRFVCDQIGIMYLGELVEWGDASRVYDHPQHPYTDALLGAVPLPDPSRKGRDKNLPAGEIPDALDPPAGCQFHPRCPRAFGPCGWEGSDLVDYLERRWTEVDAATFEEELDATGPIDSIKVDGRTARFPAGSPDRLLPLLQDLHEREVAPIFSGVSDISSAGGDVVVTFAEGPAPTLLPVAGRMVACHLHER comes from the coding sequence ATGAGTGACGGCGACGACGCTGTGGCGTTGGCTGGTCCCGGCGAGCCCGGGACGGACACGACCGAGACGGATGGGATCCTGCTGCGGGTGCGCAACCTCCACACCCACTTCGGTGCCAGCGGTGGCTTCCTCGGGCGGGGCTCCGGCGTGGTCAAGGCGGTCAACGACGTCTCCTTCGACCTGCGGGAGGGCGACATCTTCGGATTGGTGGGGGAGAGCGGCTCGGGCAAGACCACCCTCGGCCGAACCGTTCTGGGTCTGGCCCCGGCGACATCCGGCGAGGTGTGGTGGCGTGGCCGGGACCTGGCCCAGCTGAGCGAGCGGAAGATGCGTCCGCTCCGACGGCAGATGGGGATGGTCTTCCAGGACCCGAACGCGTCGCTCAACCCCGCCATGACGATCGTCCAGGGCGTCGGCCATCCGCTGCGGATCCACGGGATCGAGACCAGCCGTCGGGCCATCCGGCAGCGCGTGGCCGAGATGCTGGAGCGCTGTGGTCTGACGCCGGCACAGCGGTACCTGGACACCTACCCGGAGGATGTCTCCGGTGGCCAGAAGCAGCGGGTGGTGATCGCCAGGACGCTCATCACCGAGCCGGAGCTGGTGGTGGCCGACGAGCCGGTGGCTGCCCTGGACATGAGCGTGCGGGCCAAGGTGCTCGAGCTCATGCTCGACCTGAAGGAGCAGTTGGGTCTCACCTACATCTACATCACGCACGATCTGACCAGCGGGCGGTTCGTGTGCGATCAGATCGGGATCATGTACCTCGGTGAGCTGGTGGAGTGGGGGGATGCCAGCCGGGTCTACGACCACCCCCAGCACCCCTACACCGACGCACTGCTGGGTGCGGTGCCGCTGCCGGATCCCTCACGCAAGGGACGCGACAAGAACCTGCCGGCCGGTGAGATCCCCGACGCACTCGACCCGCCGGCCGGGTGCCAGTTCCATCCCCGGTGCCCGCGAGCCTTCGGGCCGTGCGGCTGGGAGGGATCGGACCTCGTGGACTACCTCGAGCGCCGTTGGACCGAGGTGGACGCCGCGACCTTCGAAGAGGAACTGGATGCGACGGGCCCGATCGACTCGATCAAGGTGGACGGCCGCACCGCGCGGTTCCCGGCCGGCAGTCCCGACCGGCTGCTCCCGCTGCTCCAGGATCTGCACGAGCGCGAGGTGGCTCCGATCTTCTCCGGCGTCTCGGACATCTCGAGCGCCGGCGGTGACGTCGTGGTCACCTTCGCGGAGGGACCAGCCCCCACGCTGCTCCCGGTCGCAGGTCGGATGGTCGCCTGCCACCTCCACGAGCGGTAG
- a CDS encoding transglutaminaseTgpA domain-containing protein, with product MSSTLTPPISPPSRSGRDRRSSRRSRVALPSPEPIPPPRGRRPGRQGPAVDDDVMTIALLLLLLAAVVPIRSVFIGTEWVRPIVGGVVLALGIGWGARRLGAGPIIHLLMSAASLLAFVTIAFLPSTAVAGLLPTPDTLVAVRDLFIRGLELVELRPSPTFAEAGLLLLAVMGTWVVAYLADGMLFVLRSPSKAIIAALVMWATPLAIAPESLSITAPTIGFLIAAGTLLLLGNANATGEFGRRVSVPGLSGRSRRSPVIPASGLVLTAAAVVLGLTFASLLPGFRDEPLYQARGGTGTTITTNPIVDIRQRLVATDQGPVVRVETPRPVYLRTTSLDTYDEAEQWTTGTISGNPVQGLVDTPPPIPVEPVDVSITVAAQIEGGAVLAPAPFQPIEVTGAKAEVLRYDRRSATLTVPGSAPLVDGDTYTVRAALPQPDADQLRAVPRPSPGSAGTTLPDNVPNEVVTLARQIVGDAGAETMFDTALAIQNELRTWTYSTQPDPGLGATALTRFINGREGYCEQFAGTMAVMLRTLGIPARLAVGYTPGVLGADGLYEVTNGNAHAWVEVDFGDLGWIPFEPTPRSDGNVLVTGADGIVPGQTFAEQQGDAGLASSPLGPGGLDPQIPTTPEDFADPFPAPNVEGDGLVQEERGVPWILVVGGVTLVGLAALGVRRRRERGTEDHSPQQRIDAAGAAVQNVARALGRPRHPAETGEEFFPRISDGHHAAPVLARASTRAIFAPAVTEHDAEQAERAAASLVGKLTDHLPAWRRVWVRLRVLTNR from the coding sequence ATGAGCAGCACACTGACCCCGCCGATCAGCCCGCCCTCCCGGTCCGGGCGTGATCGTCGCTCCAGCCGACGCTCCAGAGTGGCGCTGCCCTCGCCCGAGCCCATCCCACCACCCCGTGGCCGGCGTCCCGGACGCCAGGGGCCAGCAGTCGACGACGACGTCATGACGATCGCCCTACTGCTGCTCCTGCTGGCCGCGGTCGTGCCCATCCGGTCGGTCTTCATCGGGACGGAGTGGGTTCGGCCGATCGTCGGCGGGGTGGTCCTGGCCCTGGGGATCGGGTGGGGTGCGCGTCGCCTTGGCGCCGGTCCCATCATCCACCTCCTGATGAGCGCCGCCAGCTTGCTGGCATTCGTCACGATCGCCTTCCTCCCCTCCACCGCCGTCGCAGGACTCCTGCCCACCCCCGACACACTCGTTGCCGTCCGGGACCTCTTCATCCGTGGCCTGGAACTGGTGGAGTTGCGCCCCTCGCCGACGTTCGCCGAGGCCGGGCTGCTGCTGCTCGCCGTTATGGGGACGTGGGTCGTCGCCTACCTCGCCGACGGGATGCTCTTCGTCCTCCGATCGCCCTCGAAGGCGATCATCGCCGCGCTGGTGATGTGGGCCACACCGCTCGCCATCGCACCGGAGTCGCTCAGCATCACCGCGCCGACGATCGGCTTCCTGATCGCCGCCGGGACCCTGCTGCTGCTGGGCAATGCCAACGCGACCGGTGAGTTCGGACGGCGGGTCTCGGTTCCGGGCCTGTCCGGGCGGTCACGCCGATCACCGGTGATCCCGGCCAGCGGATTGGTGCTCACCGCGGCGGCCGTGGTGCTCGGACTCACCTTCGCCTCGCTCCTCCCAGGGTTCAGGGACGAGCCGCTCTACCAGGCCCGCGGCGGGACCGGCACGACGATCACCACCAACCCGATCGTCGACATCCGGCAGCGACTCGTCGCCACCGACCAGGGGCCGGTCGTCCGCGTCGAGACACCTCGCCCGGTGTACCTGCGGACCACGTCCCTGGACACCTACGACGAGGCGGAGCAGTGGACCACCGGGACGATCAGCGGCAACCCCGTCCAGGGGCTGGTCGACACCCCACCACCGATCCCGGTCGAGCCGGTGGACGTGTCCATCACGGTCGCCGCCCAGATCGAGGGTGGTGCGGTGCTGGCACCAGCGCCCTTCCAACCGATCGAGGTGACCGGCGCCAAGGCGGAGGTGCTGCGCTATGACCGGCGCTCGGCCACGCTGACCGTGCCCGGCTCGGCGCCACTCGTGGACGGCGACACCTACACCGTGCGCGCGGCTCTGCCTCAACCGGATGCCGACCAGCTCCGCGCGGTTCCGCGGCCAAGTCCGGGCTCCGCCGGCACGACGCTGCCGGACAACGTGCCGAACGAGGTCGTGACGTTGGCGCGCCAGATCGTGGGCGACGCCGGTGCGGAGACCATGTTCGACACCGCGCTCGCCATCCAGAACGAGCTGCGGACGTGGACCTACTCGACACAGCCCGATCCCGGGTTGGGGGCGACCGCGCTCACCCGCTTCATCAACGGACGTGAGGGGTACTGCGAGCAGTTCGCCGGGACCATGGCCGTCATGCTGCGCACGCTGGGCATACCAGCACGGCTGGCGGTCGGCTACACGCCAGGCGTGCTCGGAGCGGACGGGCTGTACGAGGTCACCAACGGCAACGCACACGCCTGGGTGGAGGTCGACTTCGGCGATCTGGGATGGATCCCCTTCGAACCGACCCCACGGTCTGACGGCAACGTGTTGGTGACCGGTGCCGACGGCATCGTCCCAGGCCAGACCTTCGCCGAGCAGCAGGGCGACGCGGGCCTCGCCAGCTCGCCGCTCGGACCGGGCGGTCTTGATCCGCAGATCCCCACGACCCCCGAGGACTTCGCCGACCCCTTCCCGGCCCCGAACGTCGAGGGTGATGGCCTCGTCCAGGAGGAGCGTGGCGTGCCGTGGATCCTGGTGGTGGGGGGTGTCACGCTCGTTGGCCTGGCTGCGCTGGGCGTGCGTCGTCGCCGCGAACGCGGCACGGAGGACCACTCACCGCAGCAGCGGATCGACGCGGCCGGGGCGGCGGTGCAGAACGTCGCGCGTGCCCTCGGCCGGCCGCGACACCCGGCAGAGACGGGTGAGGAGTTCTTCCCGCGGATCTCTGATGGCCATCACGCCGCGCCCGTCCTGGCTCGTGCCTCGACTCGGGCGATCTTCGCGCCGGCGGTCACCGAACACGACGCTGAGCAGGCCGAGCGGGCCGCCGCCAGCCTGGTCGGCAAGCTCACCGATCACCTGCCGGCATGGCGACGTGTGTGGGTCAGGCTGCGGGTCCTGACGAACCGCTAG
- a CDS encoding ABC transporter ATP-binding protein — protein sequence MTGSAAPVLQVRNLRVSYATPAGFLHAVDDVSFDLAAGESLGVVGESGCGKSTMGKGLMRLLPPGAQLSGSVRLHGEEVVGLSRRRLRKIRGDEMALVFQEPMTRLDPLMKVSDHFVEAIRAHRPKTSKSDAVAMASGALAQMGIPPTRVHNYPHEFSGGMRQRIMIALSVVMQPAVIVADEPTTALDVIVEAQILDLLDGLRRNEDLGLILITHNLGIVAETCDRVAVMYAGRIVEVGPVEEVFTDPKHPYTQGLLRSVISTDTTELSSIDGFPPNLLDPPPGCRFAARCDQVLEHCTTVDPVLAPLTEQTRVACLLYPQSHPSQSNPSPSSAGEAASA from the coding sequence GTGACCGGCAGCGCCGCACCCGTGCTGCAGGTCCGCAACCTGCGGGTGTCCTACGCCACGCCCGCCGGATTCCTGCACGCCGTCGACGACGTCAGCTTCGACCTGGCGGCCGGCGAGTCGCTCGGCGTGGTCGGTGAGTCCGGCTGCGGCAAGTCGACCATGGGCAAGGGCCTGATGCGCCTGCTGCCGCCGGGCGCGCAGCTGTCCGGCTCGGTCCGGCTGCACGGCGAGGAGGTGGTCGGCCTGTCACGGCGGCGGCTGCGCAAGATTCGCGGCGACGAGATGGCCCTGGTGTTCCAGGAGCCCATGACCCGCCTGGACCCGTTGATGAAGGTCAGTGACCACTTCGTCGAGGCCATCCGGGCACACCGGCCCAAGACGTCGAAGTCCGACGCCGTCGCCATGGCCAGCGGTGCGCTGGCGCAGATGGGGATCCCACCGACCCGGGTGCACAACTACCCGCACGAGTTCTCCGGCGGCATGCGCCAACGGATCATGATCGCGCTGTCCGTGGTGATGCAACCAGCGGTCATCGTGGCCGACGAGCCCACCACGGCGCTCGACGTGATCGTGGAGGCGCAGATCCTGGACCTGCTGGACGGCCTGCGTCGCAATGAGGACCTCGGCCTGATCCTGATCACCCACAACCTCGGGATCGTCGCCGAGACGTGTGATCGCGTGGCCGTGATGTACGCGGGGCGGATCGTCGAGGTGGGCCCGGTGGAGGAGGTCTTCACCGACCCCAAGCATCCCTACACCCAGGGCCTGCTGCGCAGCGTCATCTCCACCGACACCACCGAGTTGTCCTCGATCGACGGGTTCCCCCCAAACCTGCTGGACCCGCCACCCGGCTGCCGGTTCGCAGCGCGCTGCGATCAGGTCCTGGAGCACTGCACCACGGTCGATCCGGTCCTGGCACCGCTGACGGAGCAGACCCGCGTCGCGTGCCTGCTGTACCCCCAGTCCCACCCGTCGCAGTCCAACCCGTCGCCGTCAAGCGCAGGGGAGGCGGCGTCAGCATGA
- a CDS encoding ABC transporter permease yields the protein MAGSTEVSTTTTSQPATADISRWRRARARIEHGLRPWRRANPGARYLVIAGAAITLLFAFLAVFADTVAPFGEDQYCADEFFNPENGACIGVGPDEQVPNRAPPSTEYPFGTTDTRFDVLSRVILGARLAFAVVAFSTAFAMLIGVPLGLFSGYIGGRFDRVMVLVMDAIYAFPSLLLAIMIAFALGLRLEQLGIDAPFVPAAVSVGTVYIPQYFRVIRNHTLSVKEEPYVEAAKSLGASRTSIVFRYVFFNVVSSIPVLFTLNAADAVLTMAGLGFLGYGVRFPTAEWGLDVSLALADSVAGFWWTAFWPGVAITLLVTGLSLMGEGLNDIINPLLRVKGYRGKAKASARETMKLAGDREPAGATSRAEAGA from the coding sequence ATGGCCGGGAGCACCGAGGTGTCGACCACGACGACATCGCAGCCGGCCACGGCCGACATCTCCCGGTGGCGCCGAGCCCGCGCGCGCATCGAGCACGGGCTGCGGCCTTGGCGGCGGGCCAACCCCGGTGCCCGGTATCTGGTCATCGCGGGTGCCGCCATCACGCTGCTCTTCGCCTTCCTCGCGGTCTTCGCCGACACCGTCGCCCCGTTCGGGGAGGACCAGTACTGCGCCGATGAGTTCTTCAACCCCGAGAACGGCGCCTGCATCGGGGTCGGCCCCGACGAGCAGGTGCCGAACCGCGCGCCCCCCAGCACGGAGTACCCCTTCGGCACCACCGACACCCGCTTCGACGTCCTCAGCCGCGTCATCCTGGGTGCCCGACTCGCCTTCGCCGTGGTGGCGTTCTCGACGGCCTTCGCCATGCTCATCGGGGTACCACTCGGCCTGTTCAGCGGGTACATCGGCGGCCGCTTCGACCGGGTCATGGTCCTGGTCATGGATGCGATCTACGCCTTCCCCTCGCTGCTGCTCGCGATCATGATCGCCTTCGCCCTCGGGCTCCGCCTGGAGCAACTCGGGATCGATGCACCGTTCGTCCCCGCCGCCGTGTCAGTGGGCACCGTGTACATCCCGCAGTACTTCCGGGTCATCCGCAACCACACCCTCAGCGTCAAGGAGGAGCCCTACGTCGAGGCGGCGAAGTCACTCGGCGCCAGCCGGACCTCCATCGTGTTCCGCTACGTCTTCTTCAACGTCGTGTCGTCCATCCCGGTCCTGTTCACCCTGAACGCCGCCGATGCGGTGCTGACGATGGCGGGCCTGGGGTTCCTGGGCTACGGCGTGCGCTTCCCCACGGCCGAGTGGGGGCTCGACGTCAGCCTGGCGCTGGCCGACTCGGTGGCCGGGTTCTGGTGGACGGCCTTCTGGCCCGGGGTGGCAATCACCCTGCTGGTCACCGGCCTGTCGTTGATGGGGGAGGGGCTGAACGACATCATCAACCCGCTGCTCCGGGTGAAGGGGTACCGCGGGAAGGCCAAGGCGTCGGCTCGTGAGACCATGAAGCTGGCCGGTGACCGCGAGCCGGCTGGTGCCACATCCCGGGCGGAGGCCGGGGCGTGA
- a CDS encoding AAA family ATPase encodes MSATYERIRANVAQVVRGKPEVVRLSVVAMLAEGHVLVEDVPGVGKTLLAKAIAKSVASTVRRVQFTPDLLPSDVTGTTVYNSEDHQWEFKPGAVFANIVLGDEINRAGPKTQSALLEAMEERTVTVDGTTHELATPFMVIATQNPVELEGTYPLPEAQRDRFMMKVTIGYPDADAELQVLETQGSGAGVSEIQPVASAQDVAAQIETIKTLHAADPLKRYVVELVRATREHPGTELGCSPRAGLALLRAARAAAAIVGREYVVPDDVKALAVPVLAHRLILSPDAQMSGTAPEAVISEVLRTVPVPER; translated from the coding sequence GTGAGCGCCACGTACGAGCGGATCCGGGCCAACGTCGCACAGGTCGTGCGTGGCAAGCCCGAGGTCGTGCGCCTGTCCGTCGTGGCCATGCTCGCCGAGGGACACGTCCTGGTCGAAGACGTCCCCGGCGTGGGGAAGACCCTGCTGGCCAAGGCGATCGCGAAGTCGGTCGCGAGCACCGTTCGACGTGTGCAGTTCACGCCTGACCTGCTGCCGAGCGACGTGACCGGCACCACCGTCTACAACTCCGAGGACCACCAGTGGGAGTTCAAGCCGGGGGCGGTGTTCGCCAACATCGTCCTGGGTGACGAGATCAATCGTGCGGGTCCCAAGACCCAGTCGGCTCTGCTGGAGGCCATGGAGGAGCGGACGGTCACCGTCGACGGCACCACGCACGAGTTGGCGACCCCGTTCATGGTGATCGCCACGCAGAACCCGGTCGAGTTGGAGGGGACCTATCCGCTCCCCGAGGCGCAGCGCGACCGGTTCATGATGAAGGTCACCATCGGGTACCCCGACGCCGACGCCGAGCTGCAGGTCCTGGAGACGCAGGGCTCCGGCGCCGGGGTCAGCGAGATCCAGCCCGTGGCCAGCGCCCAGGACGTCGCGGCGCAGATCGAGACCATCAAGACGCTCCACGCGGCCGACCCGCTGAAGCGGTACGTGGTCGAGTTGGTGCGAGCCACACGCGAGCACCCCGGCACCGAACTCGGCTGCTCTCCACGGGCTGGTCTGGCCCTGCTGCGTGCTGCCCGGGCTGCCGCGGCGATCGTCGGTAGGGAGTACGTGGTCCCCGATGACGTGAAGGCGCTGGCCGTTCCCGTCCTGGCTCACCGGTTGATCCTCTCCCCTGACGCCCAGATGTCGGGGACGGCTCCCGAGGCCGTGATCTCCGAGGTGCTCCGCACGGTGCCCGTCCCGGAGCGGTAG
- a CDS encoding ABC transporter substrate-binding protein: protein MTSISKLRLLALIAVLALVAAACGGGSGEDDDTEVDDATESTDEEAAEDGADEGTDDEAMAEEEPTDEESTDDEGTEDEGASGGDEVLVFGTTEMPSTIDPADVYEKFASDVLFNTTNRLVEFEPGAGDIGPGLATSWEVSEDGLTYTFDLREGVVFQDGSEMTSEDVVWSLNRSLNINHPDGASFLISGITSIEAPDDLTVVITIEEANSTFLSRLNYTVGTILPSDSDVYQAPEERLEAEGEDEAAAETLLEEAESFLTQDAIVGTGPYEMTDYQPGVSMTLERFDDYWGEAPQIGTVRVQFFESTTQMRNALAAGEIDMAVNDLDPTETASLEGEEGIQIATDAGGRTSYMVVDVTQAPFDDPAVRRAIATTIDRERIVEEAFEGQASPLFSMIPENFDVSMDFISDIEVEIEPESPIEFELWYPADRYTNQAEVAEIIARSLNESGLFNVTTNTSEWATEYSTQLNTGAYGIYLLGWYPDYLDPDDYIEPFYDSEKTFIGFYGSEEMDALITAEQQAEVGSDERAEIFADIQELAAQDMPFIPLYSEGQEAYYNERVTGVEETLGAAQQTWFYVLGLN from the coding sequence ATGACCAGTATCTCGAAGCTGCGCCTGCTGGCCCTCATCGCGGTGCTCGCCCTGGTGGCGGCGGCCTGCGGAGGCGGCTCGGGCGAGGATGACGACACGGAGGTCGACGACGCCACCGAGTCCACCGACGAGGAGGCCGCCGAGGACGGGGCTGACGAGGGCACCGACGACGAGGCGATGGCTGAGGAGGAGCCCACGGACGAGGAGTCCACCGACGACGAGGGCACCGAGGACGAGGGTGCGTCCGGTGGCGACGAGGTGCTCGTGTTCGGGACCACCGAGATGCCGTCGACCATCGACCCGGCGGACGTCTATGAGAAGTTCGCCTCCGACGTGCTGTTCAACACCACCAACCGGCTGGTCGAGTTCGAGCCGGGGGCCGGCGACATCGGTCCGGGCCTCGCCACCAGCTGGGAGGTCAGCGAAGACGGCCTGACCTACACCTTCGACCTGCGCGAGGGTGTCGTCTTCCAGGACGGCAGCGAGATGACCTCCGAGGACGTCGTCTGGTCGCTCAACCGGTCGCTCAACATCAACCACCCGGACGGCGCATCGTTCCTGATCAGCGGGATCACCTCCATCGAGGCCCCCGACGACCTGACGGTCGTGATCACCATCGAGGAGGCCAACTCGACCTTCCTGTCCCGCCTGAACTACACCGTGGGGACGATCCTGCCGAGCGACTCCGACGTCTATCAGGCCCCCGAGGAGCGCCTCGAGGCTGAGGGTGAGGACGAGGCCGCCGCCGAGACGCTGCTGGAGGAGGCCGAGAGCTTCCTGACGCAGGACGCCATCGTCGGCACGGGGCCCTACGAGATGACCGACTACCAGCCGGGTGTCTCCATGACCCTGGAGCGCTTCGACGACTACTGGGGCGAGGCGCCGCAGATCGGCACCGTCCGGGTCCAGTTCTTCGAGTCCACCACGCAGATGCGGAACGCCTTGGCGGCCGGTGAGATCGACATGGCAGTCAACGACCTCGACCCGACCGAGACCGCGAGCCTCGAGGGGGAGGAGGGCATCCAGATCGCAACCGACGCCGGTGGCCGAACCAGCTACATGGTGGTCGATGTCACCCAGGCACCCTTCGATGACCCGGCCGTGCGTCGCGCCATCGCGACGACCATCGACCGGGAGCGCATCGTCGAGGAGGCCTTCGAGGGTCAGGCCAGCCCGCTGTTCTCCATGATCCCCGAGAACTTCGACGTGAGCATGGACTTCATCTCCGACATCGAGGTCGAGATCGAGCCGGAGTCCCCCATCGAGTTCGAGCTGTGGTATCCGGCCGACCGCTACACCAACCAGGCGGAGGTCGCTGAGATCATCGCCCGGTCGCTCAACGAGTCCGGTCTGTTCAACGTCACCACGAACACCTCGGAGTGGGCGACGGAGTACTCCACCCAGCTGAACACCGGTGCGTACGGCATCTACCTGCTGGGTTGGTACCCGGACTACCTGGACCCCGACGACTACATCGAGCCGTTCTATGACTCGGAGAAGACCTTCATCGGGTTCTACGGCTCGGAGGAGATGGACGCCCTGATCACCGCGGAGCAGCAGGCCGAGGTCGGCTCGGACGAGCGGGCGGAGATCTTCGCCGACATCCAGGAGCTGGCGGCGCAGGACATGCCGTTCATCCCGCTGTACTCCGAAGGTCAGGAGGCCTACTACAACGAACGCGTCACGGGCGTCGAGGAGACCCTCGGTGCCGCACAGCAGACGTGGTTCTACGTACTCGGACTCAACTAG
- a CDS encoding DUF58 domain-containing protein produces MLTQRGILFVLTAVLTWLAGRTLGIAELFAVSVASLAIVLLGVIYVRVATGSISVRRDSSHARVVAGSAVTADLDLRNDSFLPSPTLLVTESLPATVLADGHPVAGEARFVMAGVAPGKIARASYVATATTRGKYQLGPVALLVRDPFGVAERRRDYQATNELLVYPRVEPLPSSPVRGLHMGTGSSDARRVLASGDEFFTIREYVRGDDLRHVHWASTAHRDTLMVRQMDQPWQAHATVFLDSRAAAHSEGPTGTLERAVSVAASMVYHLDEASYALRLVTDDTAGRTSPDFADSAMAYLATLPATSNPSLAPSLSAARGGEGLFVGILGVPPGTGTGDDDLGSHPDMRALFGLRGFGQRIAIVVAEAGSARADRMVGLLSAAGWAATAITAGEPLAPAWAAVTGTPRRRGAQIPPATAAGMVR; encoded by the coding sequence ATGCTGACGCAACGCGGGATCCTGTTCGTGCTGACCGCGGTGCTGACGTGGCTGGCCGGTCGGACCCTGGGAATCGCGGAGCTCTTCGCGGTCAGCGTGGCAAGTCTTGCCATCGTCCTGCTGGGCGTCATCTACGTCCGGGTCGCCACGGGGTCGATCTCGGTGCGCCGGGACAGCTCCCACGCGCGGGTCGTCGCCGGGTCGGCCGTCACCGCGGACCTCGACCTTCGAAACGACTCGTTCCTGCCGTCCCCGACCCTGCTCGTCACCGAGTCGCTGCCGGCCACGGTCCTCGCCGACGGCCACCCCGTTGCAGGCGAGGCCCGCTTCGTCATGGCCGGTGTCGCCCCGGGCAAGATCGCCCGAGCCTCCTACGTCGCGACCGCGACGACCCGTGGCAAGTACCAGTTGGGGCCGGTTGCGCTCCTGGTTCGGGATCCCTTCGGCGTTGCGGAGCGGCGCCGCGACTATCAGGCCACAAACGAGTTGCTGGTCTACCCCCGCGTCGAGCCGCTGCCCTCCTCACCCGTTCGCGGCCTCCACATGGGCACCGGCAGCTCCGACGCGCGGCGGGTCTTGGCCAGCGGCGATGAGTTCTTCACGATTCGTGAGTACGTCCGGGGTGATGACCTCCGCCACGTGCACTGGGCATCGACTGCCCATCGCGACACCCTCATGGTTCGGCAGATGGACCAGCCCTGGCAGGCGCATGCCACGGTTTTCCTGGACTCCAGAGCGGCGGCCCACTCCGAGGGTCCGACGGGAACGCTGGAGCGGGCCGTGTCCGTTGCCGCATCGATGGTCTATCACCTCGACGAGGCCTCCTACGCGTTGCGCCTGGTCACCGACGACACGGCGGGGCGCACCAGCCCGGACTTCGCCGACTCGGCCATGGCGTACCTGGCGACCCTGCCGGCGACCTCCAATCCCAGCCTTGCGCCGTCGCTGTCGGCCGCGCGGGGTGGTGAGGGGCTCTTCGTCGGGATCCTCGGCGTCCCTCCGGGAACTGGCACTGGCGACGACGACCTCGGCAGCCACCCGGACATGCGCGCCCTGTTCGGCCTTCGCGGGTTCGGCCAGCGCATTGCGATCGTCGTCGCCGAGGCTGGTTCGGCCCGGGCCGACAGGATGGTGGGGCTGCTGAGCGCCGCTGGTTGGGCGGCAACCGCCATCACCGCGGGTGAGCCGCTGGCACCGGCCTGGGCCGCCGTGACGGGCACGCCTCGCCGTCGGGGGGCTCAGATCCCTCCCGCCACCGCAGCCGGGATGGTCCGATGA
- a CDS encoding ABC transporter permease: MATTKPGGSGLGKYVLVRLALAPVFLLLLLTLLFVLLRILPGDIVTASLAGRASEERIEAAREAAGIDRPIGVQYVEYLSNIVTGDFGEPLTDPRPVGELVADLLPATIELTVFAMLIAIPLGILLGAVSARFRDTPLDGAARLFGIVSFSIPVFWLGIQAQLVFSVWNDWLPTGNRISARIAPVDGPTGFYLIDGVLASNGEFTLTALEHLILPGATLGLVISGVFVRLVRVNMLQTLRADYVESAHARGVGERPVLFRHAFKNALVPVITIMGLQFALLLGGAILTETTFSWPGIGLKLVDFINARDYVGVQSLVTVIAILIVSVSVVIDIINGLIDPRVRY; encoded by the coding sequence TTGGCAACCACGAAACCGGGCGGCTCGGGCCTGGGGAAGTACGTGCTCGTCCGGCTGGCCCTGGCGCCCGTGTTCCTGCTGCTCCTGCTGACGCTGCTCTTCGTGCTGCTCCGGATCCTGCCGGGCGACATCGTGACCGCCTCCCTCGCGGGTCGGGCCAGCGAGGAGCGCATCGAAGCCGCAAGGGAGGCCGCCGGCATCGACCGCCCGATCGGCGTGCAGTACGTGGAGTACCTCTCCAACATCGTGACCGGCGACTTCGGCGAGCCGCTGACCGACCCTCGACCCGTCGGCGAGTTGGTCGCTGATCTCCTGCCAGCGACCATCGAGTTGACGGTGTTCGCGATGCTGATCGCCATTCCCCTGGGCATCCTGCTCGGTGCCGTGTCGGCGCGGTTTCGAGATACGCCGCTCGATGGTGCCGCCCGGCTGTTCGGCATCGTCAGCTTCTCGATCCCGGTGTTCTGGCTGGGCATCCAGGCGCAGCTGGTCTTCAGCGTGTGGAACGACTGGTTGCCGACGGGCAACCGGATCTCGGCGCGCATCGCGCCGGTCGACGGGCCAACCGGCTTCTACCTGATCGACGGGGTGCTGGCCAGCAATGGGGAGTTCACGCTCACTGCCCTCGAACACCTGATCCTTCCCGGGGCGACGCTCGGCCTGGTGATCTCCGGTGTCTTCGTGCGACTCGTGCGCGTCAACATGCTGCAGACGCTCCGGGCCGACTACGTCGAGTCTGCGCACGCCCGTGGTGTCGGCGAACGACCGGTGCTGTTCCGTCACGCGTTCAAGAACGCACTGGTGCCGGTGATCACCATCATGGGCCTGCAGTTCGCGTTGCTGCTGGGAGGTGCGATCCTGACCGAGACGACGTTCTCGTGGCCGGGCATCGGTCTCAAGCTGGTCGACTTCATCAACGCGCGTGACTACGTGGGTGTGCAGTCGTTGGTCACCGTCATCGCGATCCTGATCGTCTCGGTCAGCGTGGTCATCGACATCATCAACGGCCTGATCGACCCACGGGTGCGGTACTGA